Within Trichoderma atroviride chromosome 2, complete sequence, the genomic segment GCGAGAGGCTTCAGGGGGGGCTTGCTGCAGGATTACTCCGGCCGTCTACGAGCATGTTTTGGAAGATGAGCCGGCGGCACGAGACCACTTCCTGTAAGGAGTACCCGTACAGCACTCTGTACAGGTTTCCAGTATCGTATTCACCGAGAGGTATTACAACACTCTAGGGAGTGTAATATGGTTTGAATCAGAAGTAGCAGATGCTTTATTAGACTTCAGCTGGACGCGTACGCAGTGCCTCGAGACCGCAACAAACAAAATCAGCcaacctcgtcttcttccttgtccaACCCATTCGCCCATGCCATCCATTcatcccatccatccacccgGATCGCTCGCCAAAATGCGGGTGCTACAACTGATGACCGATCAAATCAAGTCCAAGTCACTTTACCCCAACTCAAGCAACCAGGAATGGATGAATGTCAAGGTTTCTACTCCAAATCGTTCTTCGCCCATTTATCCGGCTCCAGGGCAAGCAGCAACTTCCCCTCACGCAACTGTCTCTTTGCTCCGTCCGTACCGCGCCGCACCGCAACCGCAACCGCTAGAATATGCATAGCGCACCTACTTGCATCTGCGCCGACCGAATGGCTGCATGAGATTCCTGTTCATGCGCCCATCCGCCCGTTTCTCTTGTCATTCGCTCGCTcacaagttttttttttcatttgaGCGAAATATTTGCGCAAGAACCGCACCTATACAAGCTACCAAAAAaagccctcctcctcctttgcGCGCTGACATCAGCCCATCTGCACAAAACGCTCGGACAAGCCTAAGCTGCCTTTTCGATGATGGCACTGTGACGAGAGATGTGGTGGCCCTGGCTTCTTtgcatattctttttcttgggGGGATCCAGACGTGCCCAGATAGCCACCACTTGAAGCGATAATAATTGTTCACTGCTTTACTAATTGTCAAACAGCCCAGCGATCCATCTTATCGCGCATCTGatctccgtctccatctcatGCTTTACATCATTGCATGTGGTGCAACCCCAACGGCACTCAGCTTGGAGaaggggggaaaagagaatCACGTGTCACTCACTGCTACATGAAAAAATGACTGGTATATTTTGAGCCGCCAATGATAAAGCAGTCGTAGACTTTTGTCGTAGTGGTACTTCCAGTTACTCCGGAGTGCCTTGCTCAAGCCTGCTCCTGCAACGGTGAACAGTCGACGTCCGTTTACGCGCTACTGAAAATAACAGAGCTTTGATAGGcgtaaataaataatttaattgGTCCACAGTTATCGCTGATCAGATGTGAATTACGCTGTTTCTCCATAGTATACGTCATATTAGGCAAGGGACCAAATACATCTCTCTCTATGAAGCTGCTTGAGCTTATCTGGTCCGTGAATTTGCAACAGAcagagaagagcaaaaggagTGCATGTAATGGTATGCCTTTTTTCATATGCGTGTTTATGGCTGAACTAAGCGGTCTAGAATTCATCTCAATAAAAGCCACATCAAGCACCCTCAAGCATAATGAACCGTATCTGCGTTTGGTACTTTGTATAATTGATACTTTGTATAATCCTACTGAATAATCCTATAATCGGTTCCCTACTCTGCACACGCCTGCTGTGCCATTGTACAAGGAGAAACACCGTTTTGTATGTTTTATGTCATCTGTTTGCCCGGTCCAAACAGCCCGCTAGTAAACACTCTTAAAGTTCAAACAAtcattcttttccttctcatcGACTCTTGACAAATGATCTAAGCCTTGGTAATTCTGCACACCAGATCAGAGCCATCAACAGAGTCGCCCTCCTTGACCTGGAGACTGGCCACCTTTCCGCTATGGGGAGCTGAGATAACCATTTCCTATAAGCATAGTCAGCAACATGCATTTTTTGCTTTCGCAagagagaggcaaaagaaaaacttaCCATCTTCATGGCAGACAGAACAGCAAGAGGGTCACCCTTCTTGACTTCGGAGCCTTCGTGGACACGCAGCTCAACCAAGACACCAGACATGGGAGCGCCAACCTGGCTGGAATCGCTAGCATCAGCCTTGGGGCGGCTAATGTTCTCAACGGCAGCCTTCTTGTCAGCGACGGTAACCTGTCGGACTTCACCGTTCATTTCGAAGAAGACTTCACGAAGACCGGTCTGTTCGCTCAGAGGACCGATAGCAAGAAGCTTAAGGATAAGGATCTTGCCCTTCTCCAGTTGTACGTTAAACTCCTCACCGATTTCTGGTCGAGAAAGGAAGTATCTGGTGGGCAGGACTGAAAGGTCGCCGTACTCGGCGGTAAACTTCTTGTAATCCTCAAACACCTTGGGGTACATGACATGAGAGGCAATGTCGCACTCCGTAACAGGCGCGCCAAACTTCTTGCCCAGCTCGCGCTTGACCTTGGTGAAGTCCACAGGGTCGAGGAAGAGACCAGGACGCTTGTCGAGCTTCCGTCGTCCACGAAGGGCATCTGTGCGGAGAGGCTCGGGGAAGCCGCCGTAGGGTTGGCCCATCATACCCTCCAAGAACTCCAGCACGGAGCCGGGGAAGTCGAGCTCGGAAGCGCGGGCCTTGACGTCTTCCAGGCCCAGCTTGTTGGAAACCATGAACTGGGCGAGATCGCCGACGACCTTGGAAGTGGGCGTAACCTTGACaacatcgccaagcagctcatTGGCATGCTCGTAAGCCTTCTTGGTCTCAAGCCACTGGGATCCAAGGCCGAGCTGAGAAGCTTGGAACATCATGTTGGTCAGCTGACCACCAGGAATTTCGTGCTCGTACACCTCGGGATCGGGTCCAGCAAGGTGGGCTTCGAAAGGAGAGTAGAGCAGACGCAGCTGGGACCAGTAGGTGTCCAGAGCTCGGACTTGCTTGTGATCCAAGCCGGGGTCAAACTCGCTGCCTtccaaagaagccagcaCAGCGTTGATGCTAGGCTGAGAAGTCATTCCAGACAAGCTGTCTGTGGCGGCATCGACCGCATCGGCGCCGGCCTGGGCACAAGCCACCATGGAGGCGACACCCGTACCAGCGGAATCGTGAGTGTGAACGTGAATGGGCAGATCAGGGTACTTCTTGCGAATAGCACCAATCAGGAGTGTAGCTGCGTGTGGCTTCAACACACCAGCCATATCCTTGATACCCAGAACGTGAATGTCCAGGGCAACCAGCTTGTCAACCAAGTCCAAGTAGTAGGGCAGGTTgtacttcttcttggggTTCAGCATGTCGCCACTGTAGCACACAGTTCCCTCCACAACACCGCCAGCCTTGTGGACAGCCTTGATGCCAACCTCCAGCTGGTTGATGTCGTTCAAGGCATCAAAGACACGGAAAATGTCGACTCCGTTCTTCTTAGCCTGCTCAACGAAGTGATCAATGGCATTGTCGGGCAGCGAAGAGTACGCCACACCGTTTGCGCCACgaagcagcatctggaaGGGGATGTTGGGAATCATCTGTCGCATCTTTCGAAGGCGATCCCAAGGATCCTCGTAAAGGAACCGGTATGCCACATCAAAAGTAGCACCACCCCAGCACTCCAGACTGTACAAGTTGGAAAGCGCATGGCTGGTCTCCTTGGCAATGTTGAGGAGATCAATGGTTCGAACTCGGGTAGCCAGCAGAGACTGGTGAGCATCTCGCCATGTGGTGTCCATGAGAAGACATCCCTTGTAGTCGCGAACAGCCttggcaaaggccttggggCCCTGTTCAATGATGATGTTTCGCCAACCCTTCTGGCAAGGCTGGCTGACGTCGACCTTTTCACCAGAGGAAGTGAAAAGCTCGGGGGGGATGATTTCGCCCTTGAACTTGGGCTCGCCAATCTGGCCCTTGATAGAGCTACCGTTGACAGCGACATCTCCGAGGTACGCCAGCAGTTTCTGGGCACGGTTCTGGCCACCTACGAGGTCAAACAGCTGCGGGGTATCGTCGATGAAGGTTGTCCAGCAATTTCCATCAATAAAGGTTGGGTGAGTCAGAAGAGAAGCCAAGAAGGGAATGTTGGTCTTGACACCTCGGATACGGAACTCGATAAGAGCTCGCAGCACCTTTCTTCTGGCAATTTCGTAGGTGCTGCCCTGGGCAGTACACTTGACCAACATGGAATCGTAGTGAGGAGTGAtgacagctccagcaaaGCCGTTACCACCATCAAGACGAATACCGTTACCACCGGCGGATCGGTAGACCTCGATCTTTCCGGTATCTGGTCGGAAGCCCTCAGCAGGGTCTTCAGTAGTGATACGGCACTGAATGGCAAAGCCACGAGTGGAAATTCGGTCCTGAGTAAGACCAAGCTGAGCCAGAGTAGCGCCAGCGGCGATCTGGATCTGGGCGGCGACAATGTCGATGCCAGTGATCTCTTCGGTAATGGTGTGCTCGACCTGAATACGAGGGTTGATCTCGATGAAGTAGTAGCGGTTCTTCTGGTCAACCAAAAACTCCGCAGTGCCTGCATTGCGGTAGTTGACGGACTTGGCCAGCTTGACGGCATCGTTTAGGATGGCGTCTCGGGTTTCCTGGGGGAGGTCCTTGGCCGGAGCAATCTCGACGACCTTTTGGTGTCGGCGCTGGACAGAGCAGTCACGCTCATACAGGTGCACAATGTTGCCATGGTTGTCACCGAGCAGCTGGACCTCGATATGCTTGGGCTTGTCGAGGAAGCGCTCTACGAAGACGGTGCCGTTGCCAAAGGCAGACTTGGCCTCGGAAGTTGCTCGCTCAAAGCTTTCCTGCAGGCTCTCGGGGTCGCGAACAACTCGCATACCACGACCACCGCCACCATAagcagccttgatgatgATAGGGAAGCCATACTCATCAGTGAAGGCCTTGACCTCTTCGTATTTCTCTACAGCTCCCTGGGTTCCAGGGACGACCGGGAcgccggcggcaatggcaagcTTGCGAGCCGAGACCTTGTCGCCAAGAGCATCGATCACATCTGGGGTGGGGCCGACAAACTGTGAAGCGTGTTAGGTTgagataagaaaaaaaaagctccgGCTATAGAGATGGGGTAGTAGCCGACGAAAGCCGAAAACTTACAATGAGGCCAGCCTTCTCGACGTTGCGGGCAAACTCAGCATTCTCGGACAAGAAGCCGTAACCTGATGGAGTTGGTTAATAAGTGAACGAAGCTTATATAGGAAAAAATAGACGAAAGAACGAACCCGGGTGAACCAGTTGAGCGCCGTGCTCTACGGCAATCTTGATGATCTCGTCGCCGGCGAGATAAGCTGCGACAGGGGTGTACTGGCCTCGCTTGCCAATGACGTAGGCTTCGTCGGCCTCTGTGAGAAAGCAGTCAGCAAAAGTAGAGTCATGCGGCGGGGTGCATATCAGGGTCGCAATATCATACTTTGGCGATGCATAGAGAGTCGGTCCTCATAACTGGGATAAAAAGTCAGTCATTTTGCGCAAAGAGCAGGCAGAAGTTTATTTTATCGGGGCGTTGCTCACCTGAAGACAGCGATTGTGTGTAATGAGAGCTCGTGGGCCTGTAGGAGGGGTAAGTATGCGCCCGAAGTCGGCACCGGCGGATAGAGGGCCAACTGACTGTTCTGAAAATCTATTCGCAGTGCGCAAAAACAAGGTTAGTAAATCACATTATGCCGCTCATAGAGCTAGATGATTGAATCGAGGCCGGTTTGCTTGTTCGACATACTCTGATAGCTGGTAAATGTTAGCGAGCTGCGACAGGGTTGATGGCGGGGTTGTTTCGACTTACGGATTTCACCACGGTTGGCAACTGTTCAGCGTAGCAGCCAAGAGTCAGTAATACGCTCTCGTCTATGACTTGTTCCGCGCCAATTGGCTCCGATAAATGCCTCAGACGTCGCGACTCACCAAGGATCTTCTTAAAATTCATGATGCTGGAATTGGCACGGATGTGGTGGATGGTCTGCGCCTCCTTGGGctcatcgacatcatcctcgtcgaaGACATCGTTGAAGGTCAGCGCCTGCTGCGGGTGAGGGACTGGAGTGCCTGCCATGACGGGCAAGACGGGCTCGAGCAGACAAAGTGAAGATGTAGGCTCGAGTTTAGGATATGGGAGAGACAAAAGGAGAGCAGCTCAGCACAGAAGAGAGCCCGAGGGAGACGGCCGGATGCGCTGCCTTTtatgaagcagcagaagctcGGCCAAGATGGACGGATGGGGGGGGCAGGAATTGACGGCGGGGCAGCTGTCGAAGGTGGGGGGTGGGGTTGCGTTTAGGGAGGTTAGCAGATGCTAGCAGTTGCGTCCAGCGCTTGTGACAGTGCAGGCACTAGCTAGAGGTACTGAGGCAATAGGCGTGTAGCAGGCAGGAATGGTTCATGTCGGCTGCTTGACTGCGTCTAATGCTGCGGCTATCTCGACTTGTACTGTGTGCCTCTTTCGTCTGCTCGGCTCAGCAACAATGATCGGCAAGCCGCTGTTagcagaagctgcacaaAGGGAGGTGCAAGCAAGAAAGGGAGGTGGGAgctggaaagaaaagaaaggagttgatttcttctcttctcgaAGCCAGGACAACGGCAGGGAAAATCTCCGAGAGAGTGCGAGGAGCAGCGAGAGTGGACCGGGCCATGCGCTCAATCTTGTCTGTCTGTCCCCTTCTGCCGGACCTGAGTTGTGACACACGCTCACCCTGGTGTGCCACATGGACACATGGACACAGGCAGATGCATCTTTGCGTTACTCGCTGCATTGTGTGCTCTGCCCTGGGGCACCGGGATTGGCGGCGTGGAATACGGCGGCTACGGCGTTGAGGCAAAATGGACCAACATGGCGGCGCATAGGTGCTCGTACATGAAGCTAGATGGAAGATCTTCCCTCAGCATCTCAGGCCTCTTGTCAGCTGATGGCCCAGTCGGTGAGACAACAGAAATAGACCGCTCTCGTTAACGCAGTGCGACGACTATATTGTACTAGGTAGCAGCTAGTTGAGACACGTTGTGTTTGGTGGACTGCGGTTTGACTGCAATAAGCAAGAGGGGAAGCTGGTTCTATAAAAAAGCTCTCTGCGTCTCAGCCGGCCAACCAAAAAGTTACTTTTACTGCAGCCAATTTGTCTTGGAAACTGATTATTCggtttttctttccatttttctttgttgctcTTTTTACTACGTATAAACAGTCACAAGGCTTATCAAGTACCGGCTGGGCCGTATTGCCATCCAGAAAGTCATTCCATTACATACCAGATTTTACACCCGCTATTTGGGGGGGGCTAAAGTCGGTTGTTACCATGTATCACCATTAGCTCGTTGATACCAGCTTAACGGGCGGAGCCTTCTCTTTCGGCCAATCAGTGGCCCAGGATAACGCAGCCTCTTACAAGTTTGGCGCTGTTATATTAAGCTTCGTTCCATGAGCGGGATGTCTTGGCTCTTTCTTCCTCGCTGGCTCTTTGGAATGGACGCCGTGTACTGGCATAGCGGGCTTCCGAGATGCGTACCCACCAGGCTGCTACATCGAGCAGCTCTCTTTAGCTCCTGAGGCATAATACCAGCCGCAGTTGTCGCCCGCTTTGGAGGATAAACTGCCATCAATCGCCTTTCCCCGGGGGCCAGAACTGCTTACCGCCAATTGCTGTCATACTCTATTCTAACACGATGCATAATCCGCAAAGCAGGCACCCAACGAGATCTGAATCATGCCCTTGCCTTGCATTACATGCACTCCATTACCCCATGCGCGCGAACTAGATCACGCTCGCCGCGTCTTACCAATCCCTTCCTCGCCCTTGGTCCATGAGCAACCCCTCTCCTCTCGTCTTGTGCTCAGAGAGAGGCGAGGGCTGGTGCCGTAACCGAGGATCAGAGCAGTTCTGCCTGCGAGGTTCGCCTAGATGCGGCTGATGACAGCATCAAAGCACCATGGAAGCAATGGAAGCAGGGCTCAGTCGGAATATCTCGACACGGCTTCAGTTCGTCGAGTCCGGCCATTCTCGCCGTTTCCACGTGATGATCATCCGTTCCAGCACATCGTGGgccggccatggccgtgCTGAGTCTGATGGTGTCCTTCTCGGCTCGGAGGAAGGGGCCCGTAACGTAATTGGTCTTCGTATCGCCGGCCCGAGGGTGTTGCTGGATCCGAAGACGGATCCGTCGCATCTCTGACCCCAGTATTTTCCCAGCTGGCGTGCAAGGCCGATCTGGCAATGGCGGCTCATCTTGCAGATGTACTCCGTGTGCAAGTGTGTAACTCGAGATTGGGCGAGCTAAGATCTGGAAGGGCCCCCAAACTTGGGTGCTGACGAATTTGGACGCCCCGCCTAGCTCGAGCTCGGCGCCCCAAGCCGACTGGCACTATTTCCCACACCTTACTCTATTTCGTGCGCTCATCGCCATCTAGCGCTGGGCTCGCCCTGGATGGTGCATGGCGCCCTCAGTCGGCTTACTGGCTCTGCTTGGATCTGAATGGAGTTGTGATGAGCCAGAGATCCGCCGGTTTAGCAGAGGAattttcttcgccttctATCGCGTCCGGCTCTCGCACGCCACTGACGATATAGTGTGCCTGACTATCTCGCTCAAGCCACTGTTGTCGCCCCAACCCAGTGAAATTGTAGTCATCCGTCTTGCCTTTCATCTTATTCCCATGTTTTGTCCGGTCTCTTGTTATATTACTCTTTTTGGACGCGGTGCCATTTGTCAGTAATGCGCCAAAGTGACCTTTCTCCGACACCGGCCGGGATAGGGGTCCTGTAAGCAGTGATTTGGACCTTTAAACACTCTTGCGATCCAATTCGGCGATATCTCTTCGTTTTGAAATAAGTATTAGTTCTCACTTTGAGATACTCTCTGAGAGGTCGATTGATAGCACAAGGTGCAACTATTCTCATGCTtgttactactagtagtatgcAATATACTGTAGTTATCCTCGGCTGCGAGAAGATGTTGCCATCTCATGCTTGTTGATATTACGCTAATACGCAATATCCAATTGTTTGTCAACTTAACCCCGGCTACTAAAGGAAAACCTCGGCAGTCCATTGAACGAGTGCCGTCGATTGCCCCTGAATCGCGTCTTCCCAATTACTATTTCCAGATTGACCATTATTGTTACGGCTTGTCCCGCATGACGTAAAGCTCAGAGAGTCCCTGTCTAAATGCTAGCCTATCAGGACATAgatcgaggccgaggctctGGCTTAAACAATCACGTTGCTATTGTATTGTTACCTCCTGTCTCTAGGGTGAAAAAACCAACCTATCATTACTGCTACAATTGCACTGTAACCGGGCTGCTTAGAGGCCTGCAAAACCTTGTGTTCCCCGCAAGATGATGAATCAGTTGCTAGGTGCAAATAAATCTCCcaagctattattatttgTCCAAATACCTGAAGCTCCAGATCCCTTCTATGAAATGGCTCGGAGATGTAAAAATGTATAatacagcagctgcaagctTCATCAGACGTGGAAGAGCCTGCACAAGCCATCGAAATCCTCTAGTCTTGAGACTTTGGCCTCTCTTCAAATGAACTTTCCTTTTCGACCCTGATCTACCGCAGTGCTCATCGTCCCTCCTCCTATTCCACCGACTTTTGTCCACGCTTTTCAGCGTCTCAGTTTCCATTTTGTGCACCAAAATTTTTGTTTCCCCAAGCTGATTTATTTGCTAGGTGCTGACTCCTTGCCAGCCTCAACGCCCTGGTCCACAGCCGTCAAAGCCGCCTTCTCCTTTCCGCCCCAGTGGTGGTATGACATGTATCGGTAGCCCTGGGTGAGCTGAGCGCATGAGTTGACAACGTGGCATCCGAACAGGAGGTAGTTCTTGGGGGAGACAGCAAGAGCGTATCGCATAAAGGTCAAGGAGTAGACGGTAAGGGCGGCGGTCATCTGTCCGGAGATCCTATATAGAGAaacgagagaaaaagaggtaAGCCGTCGGCCGGTATCGGCGGGGGTGCAGCTTGGAGTTTGGGGGAAAGCTTCTTACAGATCAGGGCTCTTCTGGGTatccagcacagcagcaataggAATGCCAAAGTTGGAAACAGGTCCCCAAAAGTCTGTTTGCGACAATTTGTCAGCTTCTGGCTCTAGGTATAGGTGTTGGATCCAACAAGCGCGCCAGCTTTCGGTCACAAAGGCCGCATCTTGGGAAGGGGGCGCGGGAATTCCCGAGGGAAGAGCGCAGAGAACAAGGCAATAAACGCTTGACGCGAGGATTGTCAAGGCAAAAGTATCCTTCAGTCGCGCTCAGGGGCTTTTCGTAGCTTCAACGCGAGATATTGGGTAGGCTAGTACGTACGAGTTGTGCAGACATAGCTCAACATCGGGTTGGACCTGATCTTGGCGTTGATAGCCTTTGCGAGCGCAGCCATTTTGAATAATCGTCGGAAGATGCTTATAATCGAGGGAGGGCACGGATGGTCGCTGCGGTGCTTTGGAGGATGCTGGGACGTAAAAAGACTCCAATCTCGTTCTTGTCAGCGGCGTTGATTTGCCCTTGTCGGCCAAAATTTGGACGCCGAAGTGCTAGTTGCGATGTCACGTGCCcctggctccagctccagcaacaACGCAACGTGCACTGCAAGTTGGAAACGTCAATTGCTTCTGGTGATGGTTTTTTCCATGATGTTAATTTTACAAGGCCAATCTTCCAGCTCTGGGCAGCTTGGCTATAGTAAATGACAAAAGTGCGAAAAATTACAGCTATTTGGTGAACGCAGATGAACCACTACCTACCCCAACTCGCAGATCCAGGCACTGTACGAAATGACCTTGGTAAGCCAGCCACAATTTCTACTCTTGGGCAGAACAGGTTCAACTAGATAGGGCAAGAACATTAAACAAATGGTGTCAGAAAACAAGACGCACAATCCACACAAGGATAAGAATACTAGCTTCTCGATCGTCGCCTGTAAACAGCATTTAGTGCCTGAAATTGAGAAATACGACTTCACTAAAAGCCATGTGTCGACTTGATGACAACGATTGAAATGAATGATACCAGGTTAATAGACACCACGTATGGTATAGTAATAATCCTAACTATTACTACCTTGCTCTTTCTGGTCCGTTTCCTTTCTCCGCTTGTTTATCATAAGCTTGCCTTTATATCCAAATCAAGCATAACAAGATCCTTCGCTAACCGATTTCTACCAAAAGCAATAATACATCAAGAGAACACTAAATACATCAtgcaaacaagaaaaagcgCTCTTAAAAAAAACGCAAAGACAATACGTCAAGTTGACTCAGACACCTGGAACGGCGAAGCCAGCGGCCTTGGGCCAATTACCAATCTGGCCTGGGTCACCGCCAACGCGAACATACACGCCCACAGCCGGGATACCTCCATCTAAGATGAAGAGCATATACCAGGTAGGAGGGGCAATGTACTGGCTGGGAGGAGCAGTAACGGTGCAAGTAGTGCCGGCGCAAGAGATGTCAAGGAAGAGGGTACGCGCCCCCATGGAGTTACCGTGGGTGCTGGTAACAGAGCCAAGCAGAGTAGCTTGGATGGCACCGTTTTGAGCAGGACCGCCAAGGTTGACGGTGATGGTTTGGCCGTAGCTCCAATCTTTGTTGGTGACGGTGAATGAGGGACGAGGCTTGCCGCTCTTGAGGTAAGGCGGAGTGAAGGACTCGATACGGTACTCTTCGGGGTTGACGCTATCCTGGGGATCCGAGCCGGAGACGAGTACGCGGCCGTCGAGCAGGGTGATGGCCTCGGAGTGGTACATGCGAGCCACGGTAGTGTTTGCCATGACGGTGATGCGGTGGCCGAGTGGCTTCTGGGGGTCGTAAAGGAGGGCATTCAGGTTGGGGCTGTCGGCGAGACCGAATCCAGCAACACCGTGGTGAGCGCCGTTGAGGATGAGATAGGTGCCGTCGGGAAGAGGAGCCATGCAGGATATGACGCGCTGGGAAGGCATACGCTCAATTGCCCAGGTTGCGTTGTCGACATCGGGATAAGTGCTCACACAATTATCCAGAGCATAAGACGCACCCTCGGAAGAGCCACCGCAGATGAGGACACCAAGAGGGTCTGTGAAAGGAGCGTGCATGGGCAGCAAGACAGCAGATCCCTCAAGGGGATAGGTTCGTCCAGCCATGGGATTATTGACTGCGCCGGGAATGTTGGGCAAGACCTTGATGGTGGCAAAGGTCTTCTCATCCAGAATACGAGCCTCGTTCCAGTAGGCTACGAAGATGCCTTTGGAGGGCAAAACGCTGCAGAAGGGGTACAGGTTGTTCGGATCGGTGCGCTCGAGCCAGTCCATGTAGAGAGGCGCGGTACCAGTGTAAGGCAGGATCTCGAGGGTGGGGATAGGAGCGCCGTTGgagccttcttcgcctccaacGACGAGAACGGAACCGTTGGCCATGTTCATGGCAGTTGGGTACCAGCGACCGTCTTGAAGTTTCAGAACATCGACGTTCTCCTGCCAGTCATTGGTGCCGTTGACGCCGGCGGAACCATCTGGTGTGTATAAACGGACACCGTAGGTAGAGTCGCCAGACCATCCTCCTACATTGAGCTGTCGACCGGCCTTATCAGGGAGAGTGACACCTCCAGAGCAGAAGATGTCAGTCTTGACGTGCATCTCTCTCCAGGCAAGCTTATACTGGTTGACGAGACTCAAATCGAGCTCATAGGCACCAGTGGAGTTGGGTTCACCAGTACCCCATTTCTCGAGGAAGACGACCTTGCCGGTGACGGCTTGGGTCACCATCAGAGGCACGCAGACGCCGCCCATGAGCTGCTCATAAGAACCAGCCGCCGCGGAGCCCGCTGCAGGGAAGCCCCAAGAGTAGAATGGGGTTCCAGTGTAGAAGTAAGTAGTGAGGCGGGAACCGCCGCCGCAGATGGCCGAGCCATTGCCCGGGCAGGGAACATTGCACTCGGATTCAGGCCTCTTGGTCGAACCAGCCGTCTTGATGTTCTGAGGGTCGCCGCAGTAGCACTCTTGGCCATACTCCAAGCCGGCAGCCATGTAGCCGTACTCACCACAGGCGTTGAGGCACATCTCAGGGGTCATGGTGTTGGCGAAAATGTTCTGCCAGAAGAAGGTGTGCACCTGGTTGAGGTTATCCTCGTAGCAGCCTTGGTATGTCCAGTTGCCCACCACCGGCACTGGTGCCGGAGGTGCCAGGACGGCCGGTGTTcccttggagatgatggacattctgccgccgccaccgcagATTTCGGAAGAGTCGCCGGCGCAGGGAGTGTTGCACTCTGTGGAAGAATTGGCCTGGACGCCGCCGTTGACGATGTTGTTGCCGCAGAAGCACTGCTTGGAGTACTCGGCACCGGCGATGGTGTAGTTTTGAGAAGCGCAGGACGCGGCACAGGACTCGAGGGTCAGGTTAGGGTCGTCGGGGTTCTGCTCATTAAGAATGCggccattgacgccatcCACATAGCAGCCATAGCTCTTCCATCCCTGCGGGAGACCCGTTGGTTGCTGAGTGGCTGAGGTGGTGGTGCCTGACGGAGGAGACGAGCCCGAGGAGCTACTACCCGAGCCCGGGGCGTTGCGCGAATAGACGGACAGACGATTTCCGGCACCGCAAAGCTCA encodes:
- a CDS encoding uncharacterized protein (SECRETED:SignalP(1-22)), with amino-acid sequence MKPFPAASLLSISLLSLKPCHAQILQKRALIAPTSFDNGWTYQGCYVDVGRTIGAASTTDADMTNEECTSYCFGLGFPYAGTEYYTQCYCGSSLATGGTNATVTDCNTPCGGNSTEACGGPNRLTLYKSSDVTGPQVNPGPNGWVSQGCYAEGTTGRALTYQLGSVANAKMTVAACTSGCKAAGYTFAGVEFGGECYCGKSLSNGAKPAASGCTMTCNGNSTEYCGGPSLLNLYTYGASSSGTATTSAGQPAQTGSCPAQPALVGKYNWYGCYTEGTSSRALAATTYSDDAMTLESCATFCAAYTYFGVEYSRECYCGNSFGAGSKLTTSSDCSMTCAGSDCELCGAGNRLSVYSRNAPGSGSSSSGSSPPSGTTTSATQQPTGLPQGWKSYGCYVDGVNGRILNEQNPDDPNLTLESCAASCASQNYTIAGAEYSKQCFCGNNIVNGGVQANSSTECNTPCAGDSSEICGGGGRMSIISKGTPAVLAPPAPVPVVGNWTYQGCYEDNLNQVHTFFWQNIFANTMTPEMCLNACGEYGYMAAGLEYGQECYCGDPQNIKTAGSTKRPESECNVPCPGNGSAICGGGSRLTTYFYTGTPFYSWGFPAAGSAAAGSYEQLMGGVCVPLMVTQAVTGKVVFLEKWGTGEPNSTGAYELDLSLVNQYKLAWREMHVKTDIFCSGGVTLPDKAGRQLNVGGWSGDSTYGVRLYTPDGSAGVNGTNDWQENVDVLKLQDGRWYPTAMNMANGSVLVVGGEEGSNGAPIPTLEILPYTGTAPLYMDWLERTDPNNLYPFCSVLPSKGIFVAYWNEARILDEKTFATIKVLPNIPGAVNNPMAGRTYPLEGSAVLLPMHAPFTDPLGVLICGGSSEGASYALDNCVSTYPDVDNATWAIERMPSQRVISCMAPLPDGTYLILNGAHHGVAGFGLADSPNLNALLYDPQKPLGHRITVMANTTVARMYHSEAITLLDGRVLVSGSDPQDSVNPEEYRIESFTPPYLKSGKPRPSFTVTNKDWSYGQTITVNLGGPAQNGAIQATLLGSVTSTHGNSMGARTLFLDISCAGTTCTVTAPPSQYIAPPTWYMLFILDGGIPAVGVYVRVGGDPGQIGNWPKAAGFAVPGV